Part of the Triticum urartu cultivar G1812 chromosome 2, Tu2.1, whole genome shotgun sequence genome, CACGCCAGAAGTTCATATTTTTTAAATCATTTTGAGGAATTGGCAACACTCAAAATCATTGTCTCGATCCATCGGAACTGCACCAGGTAGTCCACTAAAACTTTCTTCCTCTTTGGTCGCACAAGCGACTTCTGCAGATCAGCCATGGCTGGAGGCCGACTTCTGAAATAAGAAGAGTATAAAGAAATGTACTTCCAATGAAGCAAAAATATATAGATGCAAAGAAGCAAACATAACTACTTTCAATGGACCGTGTGCATCCATTCCATTCCATTAGATCCCATAACTACTTCCAATGAAGCAAAAATATATAGATGTACAACTAGCTTTATTAGTATTGGATACTAGTAACAGTCCATGTAATACATGTACAAACTGTAGAGAGAAACAAGAAAGTTCTATGCACTCCATACCCAGGTGATAGGTGATCTCGTGCAACTTTTTATGCCAAAAGTATAACTGAAACCCAGAGATAAGAACTGTCACTACCATGTACTGGTGTTTATAGATTGATAATTCTCAGCTACCACTACCAGTACCATGTATTGACCATATTAATTAGCAGCAGCTAAGCTAGGATGATTCATTGACAATAAGATCGGGGAATAAGAATCAACTAGCAGCTCACATGCACTACTCCTATTTTTATCATGCCATTCAAATTTTGCAAAACCTGAAGGCACACTAACAGCTGGATTACATGACAAAATGAAGCATCAATGAATTCTAAAATAAGTACAAACGACCTAGTTGTTACTACAGCTACTTCCTCACTCTTAATACTACACCTAGTTGTTACCACTGCTACTTTCTGAATAAGACATGAGAAATAGAATATATAGAAGAAAGATCACCTCTATTTAACAAGAAGATGAGAAAATCTTCAATTGACTTCCTCTGTCTTAGTTTCACTATGTGACCAGCAATCTGTGATGGTCTCAGCAGTGGATGTGAAGTTGTAATGGCCCTCGACAATGTGCACTAGAAAAAAAATGAAACTATCAACCAAGTAACTATAACTTCATAGCTAATTTAGATGTATGGATGCCGTTGAACTAACCATCATAGAGATCTCCTAATAGGTTGAAGAGAGGAAAAGGTTTGGACTTGAATTTATTTATCCTCGAACCAAATAACTGTAAAAaaacaaggggggggggggggggcggtagTTTGGTGATGTTCTGTGCCACCAACCTTACGCATTCCCCGTCATAGCTTGCCATTAGAATCGGAGTTGCACGTCCGTCAATGTGTGTGGCTGAGTGGTTAGCATGGTTCTTCATATGGCTGATCCTGAACTTTGTGGTGTGGACTTTGTTGATGGGCGTTTGTAGTGAAGTCGGATTCGCTTGCTGCAAGGAAGTGATGACGGTGACTGTAATGTGCAAACTCGACGATGTTTCTTCGCAACCCTGTGTGCAATCTATTTGTTGTGTGCCTGATTAGCGGGGTGTGATGGTTTTCACCCGATTTCTTGCCAATTAACCAAGCAACCATCTTATTCTAAAATGATGAAAATGATAAATCGGCTTCcttgtttcaaaaatattttgtTCCATTTGTTTTGTAGTTTCGCTCTCGCTCCAAAAATGAAAACATCGCCTTCCCACATTGACATACTAGAAAAAGAATGATGCTTCAGTTTTAGGTTCTATAGAACCAATTCTTCCATGATAATGTGATATCATTAGCAAGTTCGTGCATTTTAAAAAATctcatgaattttaaaaaaatcgTAATTAAAAAAAATTCTTGTGTATTTAGAAAACGATCATTACTTAcaaaaagttcatgattttttaaAGATTTATTTTAGAAACTAGTCACAAACTAAAAGCAATCATATAATTTAAAAAACTTATATAATTTTAAATAATGTTCATCTATTTAAAAATGTGCATATTTCGTTcacatttttttgaaaaatattcaATTTAAGAAAATGTGCACACAGGTTTAGAAAAGATAAAAACTTTTCTGAATAAAACTGAATTTTTTAAAATATATACTACGTGATTTTACAGGGAAAAACAAAAGGACGGATGAAAGCCAGAAATACGAAAGAAATGAGATAAACCCGCACGGAAACCCGGAACGTTCCCGTAACGAACAACGTAGACACCGAACTGGGCCGCCCGACCACGCCCGCCTGTGCGATTCATCGACTATAAGACGCAATGAGCGTCGGATACGGCCACTCTCGCACCCTACCTCAACTGGAACTCTGGAAGGTTCTCTGATTCTCTCTATCAGATCAGAGAAgggcaaaaaaaaaaaaaaaaacttaACCGGAAGCGCCGTATCCCTCTCGTCGGCAGCGGCGCGGCGGTGAGACGAGCCGAGGGCGCCAGGCGGAGCCATTGGACCCGGCTTCATCCACCGGAGGTGAGCACGATTAGAATCCCACTAATTTGCTCCCTTCCCTTGACTCCTGCCAGAACCCACGAAACCCTAGGGTTTTGGGGGAGCTTTGCCGGCCTGTTTCGGTTCTGGTCTCGGCGAACGGCTTCGCTATTAAGGTCGTTTTTTCAGCCTTTCTTGTTAGTATTTCGCAATGCCCACAGAGGATTTTGGTTTGATTGGTGGGAAGAATGGCCGACCTGGAACTGCCCCCCATCTATGTTGGGTGGAAATCCACGATTCTGGGTCGATTTACCTTTTCTTGATGTGTGATCTGTTTGGGAGTTTGCGACTGCAGGTTTAGCAGCCTAGGTGTGATGGCTTTGGTGCATTGTATCTGTGATTCTGGGGACGTTGTCGCAATACTAGATGTGTTTTTATCCCGGCAGGATTAAAGAACAAACGCCGTTTGGTTCCCATATTATGAGGGCATGTACAGTTTAAGGTGCTTAGACGCGAGTGCTTAAAGGGAGAGAACATACATCATCAAGCATCTGTGCAAAGTTTATCTACTCTAATGCAAACTCCTCTTTGTTCGTACTTAGATTATTTAGCATATATAAATTCGTCCTAATTAAATACATGAGTACTTACCTCTTAAGCATTGGTTCTGACCAGGCACTCATGCTTCAAAATAACCACCAGCGCCATCCTAAGTGGCACGAAAACATTGGTTTATAATTTAACAAGAACCTCTCCAATCACTTGTGCTGTACATGCTCTTAGGTGCATCCTTATGTTTCTTTAATTAGACATGGTACAAATTATGAAGTTACTATGTGGATTCCTCTACCCTGATAGTATGTACTATGATCCAAAATAAGGCTTCCTAAACCAAAATACCTTGCCAAAGGAGAACAGATTATCACTTTAAACCAAAACACCCTGCATTAGCAGTATTGTTAAATGCTTTTGATGGTGAGAGATTTACAGGGATACCACCCAATGCTTGACAGAGGTCATGTGAGAGTTGTTGCCCATTCAGAGCCTTCTGGATATTAGTTACAGGTGGGTGTGTATTGGGGGCTATTTGTTTTGTCTTTTGTTAGTTGGCACAGGGGATTCAAGCAAGGACTGGGTTGAGTTTGGGATATGTGATAGCCCTCTACAGTCCATGTATATGTTGCCACTACTAGTATTGGCCCTATTTGGTTCAGCTTTTATCGACGGATTCGTCTGCCGCGCAGCAGAATCTAAACCAAAGGGCGAACCCAGCAGAATCCGATTCCAGAAATCTGCTGccaaaatctgaaccaaaagcggaagcagcCCAGGATGTGCTTTCCAAAATCTGATTCCGCTGCGGGTCAAAATCTGAAAAAGCTGTATCAGCTGGTTCGCCAAATGACCTACATCTTTTTCACATCAGATTTTTCACAGCTGCTTTTAGAAATCCACAGCCGAACCAAACAGGGCCAATATACTAGGTCTTGTGTCTGTCATTGTCATATCCATGAACTTTTCTGAGAGATACCTGTAACTTTATTCAAACACCACAACCATATCAATGAACTTGAATTGTGTTCAAAAGGAGTTGGCTGAAAGAGTGTTTCTGGACACATTTCTTAATTGTAGCCACTAGTTCTATGAGAGATACTACATAAATgtatgtactccctctgtaaagaaatataaaagcattctaaacgctcttatatttctttgcAGAGGGAGTAATAGGTAAGGTACAATGAAATGATTATTCTCAGTCAAATCCTAAAACTAAGTTCTTTAATTTAGGAATTGCTTGCACTACTAGCAATTTTGAGATCCCTATAGAGGGACTGATGAACAGCTGAATACATATAGACATCTATTTACACACCATAAAGTACATTAGGCAATCATATTTGTTGATTAAAAAAATGCATGTATAGAAGCTTTTGTCTGTTTTATGTGCAAGCTGCGGGGGCGCCTATATGTGTGTGTCTGTCTACTAGCACTATATACGACTTCTTATGGTTTGCCTGTTAAAGCTGACTAGGGCTATATGCGACTTTTCATGGCTTGCCTGTCAAATTAGAGGGGAAACTGAACCCAGTTAGTTCTCAGCACATTTGTGAAGGCTTTAATTTTCAACAGCATGGTAGGCTTATTTTATGTTCTGTGTGGTTGTAGCTTGCCTGCATGTAAACTTGTCATGGCTAACAGTATGTAATTTAAAGCAGATGGAAGCAAATCAGCCACAAGGATTTGGAGTTGAACAGAAGTCAGGACCAGAGCAAACTGATGAGATGCTAGGATCACAGGTTAACCAAAAGTTCACGGGAATGTCCCTAGACGACGCTGCTGTGGAAGCTGGCATTTTTCAAGAAAAGCAAGATGATCCAGAGGCAAGATTGGAGGTTCATCAGAAGTTTGCTGAAATGTGCCTAGACACTGCTATGGGAACTGATATTAACCAAGAAAAGCAATCTGATCAAGAGGCAAGATCGGAGGCTGATCAAAAACCTGCAGAAACTATCAGGCAGTGCACAGTTGTGGAATCCAATGTTAAGTCAGAAGAGCAGCAGGCTGCTGCTAATCCAGGTGTCATTTACCGCTGCAAAAAGTGTCGGAGGATGGTAGCAACACAAGAGTACGTCGTCACGCACGAGGTAGGCCTAGGAGAGGCAGGCTTCTTAAAGCGCAGAAACGATGCGGATGAGAAGAAGCCTGAATGCAGTGCCTGCATCTTCGTGGAGCCCATGAAGTGGATGCAGGCTGGTGAGTTCCTCAACCTTACCTTTGTTTGTTTCTTACCTCCTTTCTCGGTCCAGCGTATCTTTTTGATGCAAAAACCTGATGTGTTGGTCTATCCCGTGACGTTTGCAGTGGAAGAGGGGTACGTTTCGAACAAGCTGTGGTGCATGGGATGCAAGACCCGGCTGGGATCGTTCGACTGGGCAGGCATGCAGTGCTGCTGCGGAGCGTGGGTGATCCCGGCTTTCCAGCTGCTCAAGAGCAGGATCGACGAGTCTCACATGTGATTTTACTCGGCCAAGTGGCCTTGCCATTGCTGGGCGAGTTAGTGGTTAGCGGTGATACTGCAGCAGCATATGTAGGAACTAGGAACTGATACTGTCAGATTTGTTTCTCTGTATAAAGTGCGCTTATCTTGTCCACCACATCAGCTTTGCCCAGCGTCTGTTTTGATTAACGGCTCTTAACCAGTACGTACTTCCTTCGTCTCAAAAAAGAAGACCTATAAATTTATAAATTTTCTCTTAAGTCAAATGGTGTAATGTTTGACCAATTTTGTCGAAAATTGACCAATTTTGTCAAAAATTTATCAACAACTATGGTACTACCAACCTAGTATCATGAAATAAACAACTTATTGCCGAATTAGAGCCTCTAGCAGGGCACCAAACATGGCCCACGTATAGTTTTCTCGGTCGAGGCGCCAAATATTTCACCCGGAGCCCCTCACACAAGTGTACCGAAAAAAGTTTTCCCGTTTTGTATTCCAAAGCAAACCATCATTATACACATCGCAATGCTGGGACGAGCAACACATCAAGcccaaaagaaaacaaagaagAAACAAATGCCAACAGCGGCAACTCGACAAAAGCGCGGAAGAACTGGGACCGCTGCGCCCTCCGGAAACACACCACCATAGCCCGGAGCTCCGATCAACCGCGTACTAAGCAGCACCTCCAAGAAGGAATGTGACGCCGACGACGCTGCTGCCTTGGacgagtcctagggtttcccccagtACGCGGAGGGAGGTGGGGGATGGTTACTACCGACACCCTCCAAGAAGGAATAGTGCCACCCGCCGGTGTCACCGCATCAGAGCCGGACGAACCGGCAAGGATTTCTCCCACACACCAAACCCCACCGTCCAAC contains:
- the LOC125538995 gene encoding probable inactive dual specificity protein phosphatase-like At4g18593, producing the protein MEANQPQGFGVEQKSGPEQTDEMLGSQVNQKFTGMSLDDAAVEAGIFQEKQDDPEARLEVHQKFAEMCLDTAMGTDINQEKQSDQEARSEADQKPAETIRQCTVVESNVKSEEQQAAANPGVIYRCKKCRRMVATQEYVVTHEVGLGEAGFLKRRNDADEKKPECSACIFVEPMKWMQAVEEGYVSNKLWCMGCKTRLGSFDWAGMQCCCGAWVIPAFQLLKSRIDESHM